From a single Columba livia isolate bColLiv1 breed racing homer chromosome 19, bColLiv1.pat.W.v2, whole genome shotgun sequence genomic region:
- the SLC31A1 gene encoding high affinity copper uptake protein 1 isoform X1, with the protein MHESWHWAVVTRENVASKAKAMGSLLRAFLNSSVAKMSHHGNGSMSPSTHPPEHHHPTAAPGSGHDMMMMAMTFHFSYENVPLLFSGLKINSPGEMAGAFVAVFFLAMFYEGLKIARECLLRKSQVSIRYNSMPVPGPNGTILMETHKTVGQQMLSFPHLLQTVLHVIQVVVSYFLMLIFMTYNGYLCIAVAAGAGTGYFFFSWKKAVVVDITEHCH; encoded by the exons ATGCATGAATCATGGCACTGGGCAGTAGTCACTCGGGAGAATGTTGCatccaaagcaaaggcaatGG ggtCTCTTCTACGTGCCTTTTTGAATAGCTCTGTTGCAAAGATGTCTCACCACGGGAACGGCTCCATGTCGCCAAGCACGCATCCTCCCGAGCATCACCACCCAACGGCAGCCCCGGGATCTGGTCACGACATGATGATGATG GCTATGACCTTCCACTTCAGCTATGAGAATGTGCCATTGCTGTTTTCTGGACTTAAAATCAATTCTCCTGGAG AAATGGCTGGCGCTTTTGTGGCCGTCTTCTTCCTGGCCATGTTTTATGAAGGCCTTAAAATCGCCCGAGAGTGTCTGCTCCGGAAATCCCAAGTCAGCATCCGCTACAACTCCATGCCAGTGCCGGGTCCCAATGGCACGATCTTGATGGAGACGCACAAAACCGTTGG ACAGCAGATGCTGAGCTTCCCTCACCTCCTGCAGACCGTGCTGCACGTCATCCAGGTCGTGGTCAGTTACTTCCTCATGCTCATCTTCATGACGTACAACGGGTACCTCTGCATCGCGGTGGCCGCAGGAGCAGGGACGGgctatttcttcttcagctgGAAAAAGGCCGTTGTGGTGGATATCACGGAGCACTGCCATTAA
- the SLC31A1 gene encoding high affinity copper uptake protein 1 isoform X2 gives MSHHGNGSMSPSTHPPEHHHPTAAPGSGHDMMMMAMTFHFSYENVPLLFSGLKINSPGEMAGAFVAVFFLAMFYEGLKIARECLLRKSQVSIRYNSMPVPGPNGTILMETHKTVGQQMLSFPHLLQTVLHVIQVVVSYFLMLIFMTYNGYLCIAVAAGAGTGYFFFSWKKAVVVDITEHCH, from the exons ATGTCTCACCACGGGAACGGCTCCATGTCGCCAAGCACGCATCCTCCCGAGCATCACCACCCAACGGCAGCCCCGGGATCTGGTCACGACATGATGATGATG GCTATGACCTTCCACTTCAGCTATGAGAATGTGCCATTGCTGTTTTCTGGACTTAAAATCAATTCTCCTGGAG AAATGGCTGGCGCTTTTGTGGCCGTCTTCTTCCTGGCCATGTTTTATGAAGGCCTTAAAATCGCCCGAGAGTGTCTGCTCCGGAAATCCCAAGTCAGCATCCGCTACAACTCCATGCCAGTGCCGGGTCCCAATGGCACGATCTTGATGGAGACGCACAAAACCGTTGG ACAGCAGATGCTGAGCTTCCCTCACCTCCTGCAGACCGTGCTGCACGTCATCCAGGTCGTGGTCAGTTACTTCCTCATGCTCATCTTCATGACGTACAACGGGTACCTCTGCATCGCGGTGGCCGCAGGAGCAGGGACGGgctatttcttcttcagctgGAAAAAGGCCGTTGTGGTGGATATCACGGAGCACTGCCATTAA
- the CDC26 gene encoding anaphase-promoting complex subunit CDC26, which translates to MLRRKPTRLELKLDDIEEFESIRKDLESRKKQREDAEVAAAGEEPAPVALGSEHKSREQLINDRIGYKPQPKAGGRAAHFGTFEF; encoded by the exons ATGCTGCGGCGGAAGCCGACGCGGCTGGAGCTGAAGCTGGACGACATCGAGGAGTTCGAAAGCATCCGCAAGGACCTGGAG AGCCGCAAGAAGCAGCGGGAGGACGCGGAGGTGGCGGCGGCCGGGGAGGAGCCGGCGCCCGTCGCGCTGGGCAGCGAGCACAAGAGCCGGGAGCAGCTCATCAACGACCGCATCGGGTACAAGCCGCAGCCCAAGGCCGGCGGGCGCGCCGCCCACTTCGGCACCTTCGAGTTCTGA